Proteins co-encoded in one Metabacillus sp. KUDC1714 genomic window:
- a CDS encoding ABC transporter permease translates to MRVNTQTASPSQSIQLGKIFHALWNRLGMIMILLLLCVVLSFTAPNFLDTANMLNVLKQVSIIAILAAGMTIVILTGGIDLSVGSTVALSGVISVMVSAAGVNPIIAMLSGAAVGYAVGLINGFFTAKTKLPSFIVTLGSFTYVRGLAYVISGGYPIVLQDETFKFIGGGAILGVPTPIYIMLLVYGVMFFVLKYTMFGRHIYAIGGNEEAARLTGIKVEKSLINVYSISGLLAGLGGVVLAGRLYSGQPTAGQMYELDAIAAVILGGTSLTGGKGRIQGTIIGVLIMGVISNGLTLMDVNYYWQLVVKGGVIVAAVLLDRLRGSSAA, encoded by the coding sequence ATGAGGGTAAATACTCAAACCGCTTCACCATCTCAAAGCATTCAATTAGGCAAAATCTTTCATGCTTTATGGAATCGTCTTGGCATGATTATGATTCTATTATTATTATGTGTTGTTCTTTCGTTTACAGCACCAAACTTTTTAGATACAGCAAATATGTTAAATGTTCTAAAGCAGGTTTCGATTATTGCAATATTAGCAGCAGGAATGACGATTGTTATTTTAACAGGTGGAATTGATTTATCAGTTGGTTCGACAGTTGCCTTATCTGGCGTTATCTCTGTAATGGTTTCTGCTGCAGGAGTCAACCCAATTATTGCGATGCTATCAGGTGCAGCGGTAGGTTATGCAGTAGGACTTATTAATGGCTTTTTTACAGCAAAAACCAAACTACCTTCATTTATCGTTACATTAGGGAGCTTTACATATGTTCGTGGTCTTGCTTATGTCATAAGTGGTGGTTATCCAATTGTTTTGCAAGATGAAACCTTTAAATTTATTGGTGGTGGAGCTATTTTAGGAGTACCTACACCGATCTATATCATGCTTCTTGTCTATGGTGTGATGTTTTTTGTTTTGAAATATACAATGTTTGGCCGTCATATTTATGCAATTGGTGGAAACGAAGAAGCAGCACGCTTAACAGGAATCAAGGTTGAAAAATCATTAATAAATGTTTATTCCATTAGTGGCTTATTAGCTGGTTTAGGTGGCGTTGTATTAGCAGGAAGATTGTATTCTGGGCAGCCAACTGCAGGACAAATGTATGAACTAGATGCCATTGCTGCAGTTATTTTAGGTGGAACAAGCTTAACTGGAGGAAAAGGTAGAATTCAAGGGACGATTATTGGAGTTCTCATCATGGGTGTGATTAGTAATGGATTAACACTTATGGATGTTAATTATTATTGGCAATTAGTTGTAAAAGGCGGTGTGATTGTAGCGGCAGTGTTATTAGATCGTTTAAGAGGTAGTAGTGCTGCGTAA
- a CDS encoding ABC transporter substrate-binding protein, producing MKKNVKSLLVLVSTIVMALMSACSSASESSNEGTGEKKSDDQLKIGLTVGTLANPFFVAMGKGAEEAGKELGAEVLVESAEYDLAKQTSQIEDFITKEVDVILLNAVDTKGIAAAVQQAKGAGIPVIAVDTNAEGGVDATVTSDNYQAGKLAGEYVVEQLNGKGDIVIIDGPPVSAVADRIKGFEDVIKDSEIKVVAKQNGEGNREKALTVMESILQANPSGSIDAVFAINDPEAIGVEIAQEQAGRKDEFFVVGVDGAPEAADAMAKEGSTIMATSAQSPSEMVKKAVEIGMKVKNGEDVEELIKVPVELVTQDTLDSYQGW from the coding sequence ATGAAAAAGAATGTAAAAAGCTTATTAGTGCTAGTGTCAACAATTGTAATGGCCTTAATGTCAGCTTGTAGTAGTGCTAGTGAATCATCAAACGAAGGCACTGGCGAGAAAAAAAGTGATGATCAGTTAAAAATCGGATTAACTGTAGGTACTTTGGCAAATCCATTTTTCGTTGCAATGGGAAAAGGTGCTGAGGAAGCAGGGAAGGAATTAGGTGCTGAGGTTCTTGTTGAAAGTGCTGAATATGATCTTGCAAAACAAACCTCGCAAATTGAAGACTTTATTACAAAAGAGGTAGATGTCATTTTATTAAATGCTGTTGATACGAAGGGGATCGCTGCCGCTGTTCAACAAGCAAAGGGAGCAGGAATACCAGTAATCGCAGTTGATACAAATGCTGAAGGGGGCGTTGATGCAACAGTCACTTCAGATAACTACCAAGCTGGTAAACTTGCTGGTGAGTATGTGGTTGAACAATTAAATGGCAAAGGAGACATTGTCATTATTGATGGACCTCCAGTTTCAGCAGTTGCCGATCGTATTAAAGGATTTGAGGATGTAATTAAAGATTCTGAAATTAAAGTAGTTGCGAAGCAAAATGGTGAGGGGAACCGTGAAAAAGCATTAACTGTTATGGAAAGTATTTTACAAGCAAATCCTTCTGGATCAATTGACGCTGTTTTTGCAATCAATGATCCTGAAGCAATCGGGGTAGAAATTGCTCAAGAGCAAGCTGGACGTAAGGATGAGTTTTTCGTAGTTGGCGTTGATGGTGCTCCCGAAGCAGCCGATGCCATGGCAAAAGAAGGAAGCACGATCATGGCTACTTCAGCTCAATCACCTAGCGAAATGGTGAAAAAGGCAGTTGAAATTGGCATGAAAGTAAAAAATGGGGAAGATGTCGAAGAGCTTATTAAAGTACCTGTTGAGCTTGTCACTCAGGATACATTAGATTCTTATCAGGGGTGGTAA
- a CDS encoding TetR/AcrR family transcriptional regulator: MKEKEKKIIEAGISLFARKGYSSTSIQEIVDACGISKGAFYLYFKSKEALLLAAFKYQFQTIQSKLDALPVKDLTPRETFIAQLVTQLEEVQKNKEFIIMQTREQTIPINSEVEEFVRKISAEIGSFYHKSLLNIYGTAIKRFIYDLNIILQGIVHSYLKLIIFDKTTIDLHKLAGFILNRMDDLAAGFTSSNEEPILTADCIEKLSKLYPEPSREDIVRQIKLSKDKIDNEDIIITLDVLEGEIERETPRSPVIQGMLGNIRDEPTLDDLTTMIEKFFKLK, from the coding sequence ATGAAGGAAAAGGAAAAGAAAATTATTGAAGCAGGAATTAGTCTTTTTGCTAGAAAAGGTTATTCTTCAACTTCGATCCAAGAAATCGTCGATGCTTGCGGGATTTCAAAGGGAGCATTTTATCTCTATTTCAAATCGAAAGAGGCACTATTACTAGCAGCTTTTAAATATCAATTTCAAACCATCCAATCAAAGCTAGATGCCTTGCCAGTAAAGGATTTAACACCACGCGAAACATTTATTGCCCAGCTAGTAACACAGCTAGAAGAAGTTCAAAAAAATAAAGAATTTATCATTATGCAAACTCGTGAACAAACGATTCCGATCAATTCAGAGGTCGAAGAATTTGTTAGAAAAATCAGTGCTGAGATCGGAAGTTTTTATCATAAATCACTACTAAATATATACGGCACAGCCATTAAACGTTTTATTTATGATTTAAACATAATTCTCCAAGGTATTGTTCATTCCTATTTAAAGCTAATTATCTTTGATAAAACTACCATTGATTTACACAAATTAGCGGGGTTTATTCTTAACAGAATGGATGATCTTGCAGCTGGATTTACAAGTTCAAATGAAGAACCTATTTTAACAGCTGATTGTATAGAAAAATTGTCTAAATTGTATCCAGAGCCGAGTCGGGAGGATATCGTAAGACAAATAAAGCTTTCTAAGGACAAGATAGATAACGAGGATATTATTATTACTCTAGATGTACTAGAGGGAGAAATTGAGAGGGAGACACCAAGAAGTCCTGTCATACAAGGTATGTTAGGTAATATTAGAGATGAACCTACTCTAGATGATTTGACCACAATGATCGAAAAGTTCTTCAAATTGAAGTAG
- a CDS encoding DUF47 domain-containing protein, with protein MVFFRGKKDKFSELLLKMTDNLQSATTFFLAQDISSNQGLQLLLKTIKEYEVNGDRYVETITKELSHTYITSIEREDLLQLAVYLDDVLDGMEHTAGLLEMYSVTKSTEHMKKFAQKIHDSSIEISSAINLLSRKKLLSITPYSLKIKELESDTNNLLRMSIKNLFATMKDPIMIIQYKEIYESLEGIVNDCCKVAKTLDTIIMKNA; from the coding sequence ATGGTTTTTTTTAGGGGAAAAAAGGATAAATTCTCAGAATTACTATTAAAAATGACAGATAATTTACAAAGTGCAACAACGTTTTTTTTGGCACAAGATATTTCAAGTAATCAAGGACTACAGCTCTTATTAAAAACAATAAAAGAGTATGAAGTTAATGGAGATAGATATGTAGAAACAATTACGAAAGAATTAAGCCATACCTATATTACTTCAATTGAGCGTGAAGATCTCTTACAATTGGCGGTATACTTGGACGATGTATTAGATGGTATGGAGCATACGGCTGGTTTATTAGAAATGTATTCTGTTACAAAGTCTACAGAGCATATGAAGAAATTTGCTCAAAAAATTCATGACAGCTCAATTGAAATTTCAAGTGCTATCAATCTTTTATCCAGGAAAAAGTTACTTTCTATCACACCGTATTCTTTAAAAATAAAGGAACTAGAGTCAGATACGAATAATCTTTTGCGAATGTCGATTAAAAATTTGTTTGCAACCATGAAAGACCCGATTATGATTATTCAATACAAAGAAATATACGAATCTCTTGAAGGTATCGTAAATGATTGCTGTAAAGTTGCCAAAACACTTGATACGATCATCATGAAAAATGCATAG
- a CDS encoding DeoR/GlpR family DNA-binding transcription regulator, which produces MLITERHRLILELLKEKENVKIHDLVELTNSSESTLRRDLDQLEKQNYLKRVHGGASLLQRKREELSMVEKSTQNLKEKSMIAKYAAKLIEDGDCVYLDAGTTTYQMIQYLEGKNIVAVTNGIDHLDALLEKDINTYIIGGSVKKVTRAMIGSNAYESIQNYRFDKCFIGTNAIHYELGFTTPDPEEAQLKAKAIALSREPFILTDHRKFGEVSFSKFADLHQAKIITNEEESINLDKYKEKVEIYSVAF; this is translated from the coding sequence TTGCTTATAACTGAGCGTCATCGTTTGATATTAGAGCTTTTAAAAGAAAAAGAAAATGTTAAAATTCATGATTTAGTCGAGTTAACAAATAGCTCAGAATCCACTTTGAGACGTGACTTGGATCAATTAGAAAAGCAGAACTATTTAAAGCGCGTACATGGTGGTGCTTCACTGTTACAAAGAAAACGTGAAGAACTAAGTATGGTTGAAAAATCAACTCAAAATTTAAAAGAAAAAAGCATGATAGCAAAATATGCAGCTAAGCTAATTGAAGATGGAGATTGTGTCTACCTAGATGCAGGGACAACAACCTACCAAATGATCCAGTATTTAGAAGGAAAGAACATTGTTGCGGTTACAAATGGGATTGACCATTTGGATGCATTACTAGAAAAGGATATAAATACATATATCATCGGAGGAAGTGTAAAAAAAGTAACAAGAGCGATGATTGGCAGCAATGCATATGAAAGTATTCAAAATTATCGTTTTGATAAATGCTTTATCGGAACAAATGCAATTCACTATGAACTAGGTTTTACTACTCCTGATCCTGAAGAAGCACAACTGAAAGCAAAGGCTATTGCCCTCTCTCGTGAACCGTTTATCCTTACAGATCATAGGAAATTTGGAGAGGTTTCCTTTTCAAAATTTGCTGATCTACATCAAGCTAAAATTATTACAAATGAAGAGGAGTCAATAAACCTGGACAAGTATAAGGAGAAAGTGGAAATTTACAGTGTAGCTTTTTAA
- a CDS encoding peptide chain release factor 3, with product MSLQQEINKRRTFAIISHPDAGKTTLTEKLLYFGQIIRSTGTVKGKKTGKYAASDWMEIEKKRGISVTSSVMSFPYHEFHVNILDTPGHEDFSEDTYRTLTAVDSVVMIIDSTKGVEPQTIKLFKVCRMRGIPIFTFINKLDREGREPLELLSEIEEVLGIESYPMNWPVGSGKRFLGIYDRFNDQFVRFKGDEEEEVFPISEIANHGLADEPVYQDTLGEIELLEEAGNEFTTERVQKGELTPVFFGSALANFGVQTFFDTFLQFAAQPQPRKTDQGLVEPEKDQFSGYIFKIQANMNPAHRDRIAFFRVCSGKFERGMSVNLSRTNKTIKLNQTQAFMAKDRDTVDEAYPGDIIGIYDPNIYQIGDTLIEGKGQYHYEELPQFPPELFKRVQAKNVMKSKQFRKGIEQLVQEGAIQLFRQELNDSMILGAVGQLQFEVFEYRMKAEYNVDIEFTSLGERIPRWIKSEKFEKRFFDSRSMLVRDRFGAYAVLFENEFTLRYFLENQKEIELVDLLEENDYQGVTSQK from the coding sequence ATGAGCTTACAACAGGAAATAAATAAACGACGTACGTTTGCTATCATTTCTCACCCTGATGCTGGTAAAACGACGTTAACAGAGAAGTTATTATATTTTGGTCAGATTATTCGTTCTACTGGGACAGTAAAGGGAAAGAAAACTGGTAAATATGCTGCATCTGACTGGATGGAAATTGAGAAAAAACGTGGAATTTCTGTTACATCAAGTGTAATGAGCTTTCCATATCATGAGTTTCATGTAAATATTTTGGATACACCTGGACATGAAGATTTCAGTGAGGACACGTATCGTACATTAACAGCGGTTGATAGTGTAGTCATGATTATTGATTCGACAAAGGGTGTTGAGCCGCAAACGATTAAGCTTTTTAAGGTTTGTCGCATGAGAGGTATTCCAATTTTTACGTTTATTAATAAGTTAGATCGTGAAGGAAGAGAGCCATTAGAGCTTCTTTCTGAAATAGAAGAAGTACTTGGGATCGAGTCATACCCAATGAATTGGCCGGTTGGTAGTGGAAAACGATTTTTAGGAATTTACGATCGTTTTAATGATCAATTTGTCCGTTTTAAAGGTGATGAGGAAGAGGAAGTTTTCCCTATCAGTGAAATTGCCAACCATGGATTAGCAGATGAACCTGTTTATCAAGATACATTAGGTGAAATCGAACTCCTTGAAGAGGCTGGAAATGAGTTTACAACTGAGCGTGTTCAAAAAGGCGAGCTTACACCTGTCTTTTTTGGTAGTGCTTTAGCTAACTTTGGTGTACAAACCTTTTTTGATACATTCCTACAATTTGCTGCACAGCCACAGCCACGTAAAACAGACCAGGGCTTGGTAGAACCAGAAAAGGATCAATTCTCAGGCTATATCTTCAAGATTCAAGCGAATATGAACCCGGCTCACCGTGATCGTATTGCCTTTTTCCGTGTGTGTTCAGGTAAGTTTGAGCGTGGAATGAGTGTAAACCTAAGTCGTACAAATAAAACGATTAAGCTGAACCAAACACAAGCCTTCATGGCAAAAGACCGTGATACGGTGGATGAAGCTTATCCTGGAGATATCATTGGAATTTATGATCCAAATATTTATCAAATCGGGGATACGTTAATAGAAGGAAAAGGGCAGTATCATTATGAAGAGCTCCCACAATTTCCACCTGAACTATTTAAACGAGTTCAAGCGAAAAACGTCATGAAGTCGAAGCAATTCAGAAAAGGAATTGAACAGCTTGTTCAAGAAGGTGCCATTCAGTTATTTAGACAGGAACTAAATGATTCAATGATCCTTGGTGCAGTTGGTCAGCTCCAGTTTGAAGTGTTTGAATACCGGATGAAGGCTGAATACAATGTCGATATCGAGTTCACATCACTTGGGGAACGAATTCCTCGATGGATTAAAAGTGAAAAGTTTGAAAAACGTTTCTTCGATTCAAGAAGCATGCTAGTCCGCGACCGTTTTGGTGCCTATGCTGTTCTTTTTGAAAATGAATTTACACTAAGATACTTCCTAGAAAATCAAAAGGAAATTGAGTTAGTTGATCTTTTAGAAGAGAATGACTACCAAGGTGTCACATCACAAAAATAA
- a CDS encoding efflux RND transporter permease subunit, with translation MNSIINFVLRNKFAVWLLTIIITVAGLYSGLNMKLETIPNINTPIISVTTVYPGATPEEVADNVSVPIEQIVQNLNGVNVVSSNSMQNASSIQVEYGFEKNMDEAEDELNDALADIELPEGANEPEVSRLSLNAFPILALSIANDEQSLAELTTIVEDRILPALKGVDGVSSVQISGQQVEEVEFVFNDDKMQEYGLDEETVQNLIKGADVNFPLGLYTLDKTEKSVVVDGNITSLEDLKNLEIPVTPQNPGAGQAAMGEQASGMTGQSGMGNAAAGQEQASQAAQAAQAIELPTVKLSEIAEINLVGKAESISRTNGKEAIGIQIVKATDANTVDVAKEVEAELSEFEDELKGLDIVYTLDQATPIEESVSTMLSKALFGALFAVVIILIFLRDIKSTLISIISIPLSLLIAVILLNQMDITLNMMTLGAMTVAIGRVVDDSIVVIENIYRRMSLKGEVLKGKALVREATKEMFMPILSSTVVTIAVFLPLALVKGMIGELFLPFALTIVFSLLASLLVAITIVPMMAHSLFKKSLYGETKIKHDEHKPGKFTGMYRSILNWTLNHKVITSSIAILMLVGSLFLVPIIGVSFISSEEEKMMMVTYKPKPGETREQAEKQTAIAESFFMDREDVKTVQYSLGSENPMNPGDTNSAIFFVEYEDDTENFTEEKEKVIEDLKATAKGGGEWASQDFTSTGASNAITMFVYGNNMEDIEPVVKEVQEIMESNDSLKNVESSMSETYDEYTFVANHEELSKLGLSAAQIGMELSPTRERPVLTKVEKDGEELNVYLQVEEEDYETIDDLTDKTIQSPLGKKVKIGDVVEVKEGETSNTVTRRDGKIYVQVSGEIKTDDVAKVSADVQAEVEDIDVPSSIDINMGGVTEDIQESFTQLGLAMLAAIAIVYFILVITFGGGLAPFAILFSLPFTVIGALVGLLIAGETLSVNAMIGALMLIGIVVTNAIVLIDRVIHKEKEGLSTREALLEAGTTRLRPILMTAIATIGALIPLALGLEGSGIISKGLGVTVIGGLTSSTLLTLVMVPIVYELLSKLRRKKSLVEEE, from the coding sequence ATGAATAGCATAATTAATTTTGTCTTACGAAACAAGTTTGCTGTATGGTTACTTACGATCATTATCACTGTAGCCGGACTGTATTCGGGGTTAAATATGAAGTTGGAAACAATACCTAATATTAACACTCCAATCATATCAGTTACAACAGTATATCCGGGAGCAACACCTGAGGAAGTTGCCGATAACGTATCCGTACCAATTGAGCAAATCGTTCAAAATCTAAATGGAGTCAATGTAGTAAGCTCAAACTCCATGCAAAATGCATCATCCATTCAAGTAGAATATGGATTTGAAAAGAATATGGATGAAGCAGAGGATGAATTAAACGACGCTTTAGCAGATATTGAATTACCAGAAGGTGCAAATGAGCCTGAAGTTTCTCGACTTAGCCTAAATGCCTTTCCTATCCTAGCATTAAGTATTGCAAATGATGAGCAATCACTAGCTGAGCTTACGACGATCGTTGAAGACCGCATCCTTCCTGCATTAAAAGGAGTTGACGGGGTATCTTCTGTTCAAATATCAGGTCAGCAAGTAGAGGAAGTAGAATTTGTCTTCAATGATGATAAAATGCAAGAGTACGGCCTTGATGAGGAAACGGTTCAAAACCTTATTAAAGGAGCTGACGTTAATTTTCCGCTAGGCCTATACACATTAGATAAGACAGAAAAATCAGTTGTAGTAGACGGTAATATTACAAGCTTAGAAGATCTGAAAAATCTAGAAATACCTGTTACACCTCAAAATCCAGGAGCTGGGCAAGCTGCAATGGGGGAACAAGCTTCAGGTATGACTGGTCAGTCAGGTATGGGTAATGCAGCTGCTGGTCAGGAGCAAGCGTCTCAAGCAGCACAAGCAGCACAAGCAATTGAGCTACCAACAGTTAAACTTTCTGAGATAGCTGAAATTAATTTAGTTGGTAAAGCAGAATCCATTTCTAGAACAAATGGGAAAGAAGCAATTGGTATCCAAATTGTAAAAGCAACAGATGCAAATACTGTAGATGTAGCAAAAGAAGTGGAAGCAGAATTATCTGAGTTTGAGGATGAACTGAAAGGCTTAGATATTGTGTATACACTTGATCAAGCTACTCCAATTGAAGAGTCTGTTAGCACAATGTTAAGTAAAGCATTGTTTGGGGCACTCTTTGCTGTTGTGATTATTCTCATCTTTTTAAGAGATATTAAATCAACATTGATTTCAATCATCTCGATTCCGTTATCATTGTTAATTGCGGTTATCCTGCTAAATCAAATGGATATTACACTAAACATGATGACCCTAGGAGCCATGACTGTAGCAATTGGCCGTGTCGTTGATGACTCTATCGTTGTTATTGAAAATATCTATCGAAGAATGTCTCTTAAAGGAGAGGTTCTTAAAGGAAAAGCATTGGTACGTGAAGCAACGAAAGAAATGTTCATGCCGATTTTGTCCTCAACAGTCGTTACGATAGCAGTATTCCTGCCATTAGCGCTTGTTAAAGGAATGATTGGTGAATTATTCTTACCTTTTGCCTTAACGATCGTATTTTCACTTTTAGCATCATTGCTAGTTGCTATTACAATTGTTCCAATGATGGCCCATAGTTTATTTAAGAAAAGCCTTTACGGCGAAACTAAGATTAAACATGATGAACATAAACCAGGTAAGTTCACTGGAATGTATCGCAGCATTTTAAATTGGACATTAAATCATAAAGTGATTACGTCATCGATTGCTATTTTAATGTTAGTTGGTAGTTTGTTCCTTGTTCCAATTATTGGCGTGAGTTTCATATCATCTGAGGAAGAAAAAATGATGATGGTTACGTATAAACCAAAACCAGGTGAAACGAGAGAACAGGCTGAAAAACAGACAGCAATTGCCGAAAGCTTCTTTATGGATCGAGAAGATGTAAAAACTGTCCAATATTCATTAGGAAGTGAAAATCCTATGAATCCTGGTGATACAAATAGTGCGATCTTCTTCGTTGAATATGAGGATGATACAGAAAACTTTACTGAAGAGAAAGAAAAGGTAATTGAAGACTTAAAGGCTACTGCAAAGGGTGGCGGAGAGTGGGCTTCACAAGACTTCACTTCTACTGGAGCAAGTAATGCGATTACGATGTTTGTATATGGGAACAACATGGAAGACATCGAGCCAGTTGTAAAAGAAGTACAAGAAATTATGGAAAGTAATGATTCATTAAAGAATGTCGAATCAAGTATGTCTGAAACGTATGATGAATATACGTTTGTTGCAAATCATGAAGAGTTAAGCAAGCTTGGATTATCTGCAGCACAAATTGGTATGGAACTAAGTCCAACAAGAGAACGTCCTGTTTTAACAAAAGTTGAAAAGGATGGAGAAGAATTAAATGTTTATCTACAAGTAGAAGAGGAAGACTATGAAACAATAGATGACCTAACAGATAAAACGATTCAATCACCACTTGGAAAAAAAGTGAAGATTGGCGATGTTGTTGAGGTGAAAGAAGGCGAAACCTCTAATACGGTCACAAGACGTGATGGGAAAATCTATGTTCAAGTTTCCGGAGAAATTAAGACTGATGATGTAGCTAAAGTATCGGCAGATGTTCAAGCTGAAGTAGAGGATATCGATGTTCCATCCTCAATTGATATTAACATGGGTGGAGTAACCGAAGATATTCAAGAATCGTTTACACAGCTAGGTTTAGCAATGTTAGCAGCAATCGCGATCGTGTATTTCATTCTAGTTATTACATTTGGTGGTGGTTTGGCACCATTTGCGATCTTGTTCTCGTTACCGTTCACGGTCATTGGTGCATTAGTAGGACTGCTAATTGCAGGTGAAACGTTAAGTGTAAATGCGATGATTGGTGCATTAATGCTTATCGGTATCGTTGTAACGAATGCTATTGTCTTAATTGACCGAGTGATCCATAAAGAGAAAGAAGGACTAAGTACGCGTGAGGCGTTATTAGAAGCTGGAACAACTCGTCTCCGTCCAATTTTAATGACAGCTATCGCGACAATCGGTGCATTAATTCCATTAGCATTAGGTCTTGAAGGAAGTGGGATTATTTCGAAGGGACTTGGTGTAACTGTTATTGGTGGTCTTACAAGCTCTACACTGTTAACGCTTGTCATGGTCCCAATTGTTTATGAATTATTGAGTAAGCTTCGTCGTAAAAAGTCATTAGTTGAAGAAGAATAA
- a CDS encoding sugar ABC transporter ATP-binding protein, whose translation MAIKEKVIKKQHSIKMPVLNMEGISKTFSGVKVLNNVRMELYPGEVHALMGENGAGKSTFMKILAGIHSPDHDGGTIYLKGQPISWKDPVDARNKGISVIHQELNLSPNLTISENILMGSTFPRNRLGMVKWDEVHERAQKVLDSMGSNLSPRQLVSTLSVAQQQMVEIARALSFKAEVLIMDEPTASLTDKEISKLFQIIADLKKQGVAIVYISHRMDEIFKISNRYTVLRDGEWIRSGPIEETNPDHLVKLMVGRDLKDLFNRTKVSEAPLSYGATPVLELKNVSDNTIVKDVSFKIYPGEIVGLAGLVGAGRTELVRALFGVSTLKSGEIYVDGKLVNIKSPINAMANGIAHVPESRKEQGLFLSMSVKENLLMAELKRHSKSGIVNWKQVNASADQFIQELNIKIASPEQQVSNLSGGNQQKVVIAKWLSISPKVLLLDEPTRGVDIGAKTEIHKIVSKLADEGLAVLMISSELPEVLGVSDRILVMSEGKLTGELSRDEATQEKIMHLATRGE comes from the coding sequence ATGGCGATTAAGGAAAAGGTAATAAAAAAGCAACACTCGATAAAAATGCCGGTACTGAATATGGAAGGAATAAGTAAAACCTTCTCAGGAGTAAAGGTATTAAACAATGTGAGAATGGAGCTTTATCCAGGTGAAGTACACGCATTAATGGGTGAGAACGGTGCTGGGAAATCAACGTTTATGAAAATCCTTGCAGGGATCCATTCTCCTGATCATGATGGCGGGACGATCTATTTAAAAGGTCAACCTATATCATGGAAGGATCCTGTTGATGCAAGGAACAAAGGAATAAGTGTAATTCACCAGGAGTTAAATCTCTCTCCTAATCTAACAATCAGTGAAAATATTTTAATGGGATCAACTTTTCCGAGAAACCGACTAGGAATGGTCAAATGGGATGAGGTACATGAACGTGCACAAAAGGTATTAGATTCGATGGGCTCTAATCTAAGTCCCCGTCAACTCGTATCAACCTTGAGTGTTGCACAACAACAAATGGTCGAGATCGCACGAGCGTTATCCTTTAAGGCAGAGGTTCTAATTATGGATGAACCAACAGCTTCGCTAACAGATAAAGAGATTTCGAAGCTGTTTCAAATTATTGCCGATTTGAAAAAACAAGGAGTTGCGATCGTTTATATTTCGCATCGGATGGACGAAATTTTTAAGATTTCTAATCGATACACTGTATTACGAGATGGGGAGTGGATCAGAAGCGGACCAATTGAAGAGACAAATCCCGACCACTTAGTCAAGCTTATGGTAGGTCGTGATCTAAAAGATTTATTTAATCGAACAAAGGTCTCTGAGGCGCCACTTTCATATGGGGCTACCCCAGTTCTTGAGCTGAAAAATGTATCTGACAACACCATAGTAAAGGATGTTTCATTCAAAATTTATCCTGGTGAAATTGTTGGTTTAGCAGGACTTGTAGGTGCAGGCAGAACAGAGCTGGTTAGAGCACTATTTGGTGTATCGACATTGAAGAGTGGAGAAATATACGTTGATGGAAAGCTTGTAAACATAAAATCGCCAATTAATGCGATGGCAAATGGAATTGCCCATGTTCCTGAAAGTCGGAAAGAACAAGGTTTATTCTTGTCGATGTCAGTAAAGGAAAATCTTTTAATGGCCGAATTGAAAAGGCATTCCAAATCAGGAATTGTTAATTGGAAACAGGTTAATGCCAGTGCCGACCAGTTTATCCAAGAACTAAATATAAAAATAGCCTCTCCCGAACAGCAGGTCTCAAACCTAAGCGGTGGTAATCAACAAAAGGTAGTTATTGCTAAATGGTTATCTATTTCACCAAAGGTTTTACTCCTCGATGAACCAACGCGAGGTGTTGATATTGGTGCAAAGACTGAAATACACAAAATTGTCTCAAAGCTTGCAGATGAAGGTTTAGCAGTATTAATGATTTCTTCTGAGCTGCCAGAAGTTCTAGGGGTTAGCGATCGAATCCTTGTCATGAGTGAAGGGAAATTAACGGGAGAACTGTCGAGAGATGAAGCTACACAGGAAAAAATTATGCACTTAGCTACTAGAGGGGAGTAA